The DNA region gaatttgaatgaaaatgttgttgttgggcACTCacattttgatgtttggatcTTGTTTAGAATGGCTGGAGTCTGGCAAGTTACAGAGGGTTGTTCTGGTGATCATGAGCAAGGCTACTGGTGAGGTTCTAGAGAGGTGGAATTTTAGTATTGAGACCGACAGTGAGGTTGTCGAGAAGGGGTGAGTCAGTTCAATGTTGTGAAATTTTTTAAGAGTGTTGAAATGTCCTTCGTTTCCTTACTAAAGCAATTGATTGTTTTGAGTGAAGTGTTTCAAGGGAAAAGAGTGACAAGGAGATTATGAGGGAGATTCAAGCAATCATGAGGCAGATTGCTTCTAGCATTACTTACCTGCCATGCCTTGATGAACCCTGTAAGAAAACACCACATATACATGTTTTTCCAAATGCTTTATCACTGCCCAAAAGATCTAtttctttgtgtttgttgTGCTCATGCGATCTGATTCTTGTTTtaggtgtttttgatgttctGGCATACACTGATAAGGATCTTCAAGTCCCATTCACTTGGGTGGAGAGTGATCCCAAACTGATAGCCAATCCACAAATGGTGAAACTGCATTCCTTTGACACCAAGGCAAGTTTGAGTCATTGTAGTTTCGTCtctgattttttatttgttgatcgAACTGTTTTGCTGATTATGGATTTGTTTGTTGGCTCTATGCAGATTCACAAGGTGAACACTCTGGTATCCTACAAGAATGACGAATGGGATGAGGAATAGGATCTGGTATCCTACAAGAATGACGAATGGGATGAGGAATAGGATTCCATTTGTCCTCCTAGACTTTGGTGTTGTGAATCTTTCTGTTCACATTTTGTTAATAGTTCGAAAAGTTGATGCTGATGTACTAGTACTATCTATTTGCAAGATGTTCTCAGTAAGATGAATGTTATCAAATTTTTCGGGTGCATGTATAATATGTGagtttgatgttttgtatACAATTCCATGATGTAAGTTTCAATTCCATCCGGATCTTTAACTCTGTCATACTTTTCAGCCTCCTAATAAAGGAAACCATGTCTTCAGTTTTCAGCCTCCCAGTCAGATAAACCAATCAAGCcacaggaaaacaaaacaccatGAAATACATGTTGCTGAACTCTTTCAGCAGCAGCTAACCATTATGGCAGAAACTGCAAAATCTATCTACAGGTTACAGTTCTGCAAAATACATGTTGCTGCACTCTTTCAGCAGCAGCTAACCATTATGGCAGAAACTGCAAAATCTATCTACAGGTTACAGTTCTGATGGGCTCGAACAAAGTATGGTAGAATTGGCAAAGATTCCTGACTCTCACATCTAACATAAAGCCAATTT from Fragaria vesca subsp. vesca unplaced genomic scaffold, FraVesHawaii_1.0 scf0513160_u, whole genome shotgun sequence includes:
- the LOC101293550 gene encoding mitotic spindle checkpoint protein MAD2-like, with product MASSRTATKDIITLRGSAAIVSEFFGYSANSILYNRGVYPEESFVKVKKYGLPMLLTQDEGLKSFLANLTSQLSEWLESGKLQRVVLVIMSKATGEVLERWNFSIETDSEVVEKGVSREKSDKEIMREIQAIMRQIASSITYLPCLDEPCVFDVLAYTDKDLQVPFTWVESDPKLIANPQMVKLHSFDTKIHKVNTLVSYKNDEWDEE